In Tenebrio molitor chromosome 1, icTenMoli1.1, whole genome shotgun sequence, the sequence ACATTTGATCCGGGAAAATTCGGTACGGTATGACCAGCGACGCTGTTAATGTGAATAATGTGACCGTCGATTTTTTCTGCTTTCATGACTTTCACGGCCTCTCTGGTTGCAACGCACAAACCCATGACGTTGGTGTCGAAGGTTTTCTTCCATTTTTCGGTGTCGCCGTCGATTAAATTTGTCTGCTGGATGATTCCGGCATTGTTTACCAAGATATGAACAGGACCCACATTGTCACAAGTCCATTTGAAAGCTTTCAGGATATCTTCTTCTTTAGAGATATCTGCTTTGATAGCGTAGAGTTTACCTTTCTGTCCTTGGAGTTTCTTGGCTAATTGCTCCACACGTTCAGAGCGTCGCGCAAGACCAACCACCTTCAATAATTATTCAATGCAAAATTGTTCGCGAAATAGTTAAATTACTCACTTGTAAACCTTCTTCGACTAGTTGCGTCGCAAGAGCTGCACCGATTCCAGCACTAGCACCAGTGACGATGGCCACTTTGCCTTTCCAACGGTCCATTGAAAtcaccattttaaaaattgtcacaTCAACTAATTCTGGTAAACTGACTCTGTTTAAAATTGTGTGGACATATTTATATACCCAAAATATACAAGTCACGACCTTGCGTTTGCCATTCCGTACCTAAATTTCAATGTAATagacacaataaaataattccaCAATCGTCGTATTCTGCGGCCCATATTCTACAAGGTGctggaatatttttaaagttgtGTTACTACATATTATTTGTGTTACATATAAATTTTTAGATACACGTAACCATCTAGTATCTAGTGTTAAGTATATTCGTAGAAATGGTTATCTTTTCAGTTACTGAGTCATAAGCATGACTTGTTGAATACACCAAGATAAGTACGTTACatcaaaaagaaagaaagtTCTTTATCGTAACTTACGATCAAAGAATGAAATAGTACTTTGTCACAAAACAGACTTACAATTGGATAAAGAAATTTGccttgtaataattttttatggcGTAATCGTTTAATTCCGAAGGATAAAATACCTTCAGAACgtaataattattgcttagtcaatattattttacatattattaaattgcttAATGTTCATTCATGTTTTAATCTGtttattaattcattataaatttcatacagtgcgttcgtaaagttcggaataaattcgataaaactgtaagtattaatttcaatttttttgggaaaatgacaaattttactccaaaaatttagtttaatttttattgtaaaaattttaatttaacaaacaaacatGTAAGGTTATCAATAACATTCAACACAATGTTGAAGCTGCCTCCCGCCAACCATTTAGCACttaccgacactttgtacactgcgctcaataatgtcagggcttatttgttccatttcagcgcgaattctctgccgcaaatattctaaattgtttgttccattaaaataaacctccGATTTTAACTAAacccatagaaaaaaaaatgtttaccttaaaaattaaattaaatttttgaattatcaattgtcattttctcaaaaaaattgttatgtaatactaaggtctatcagaaaaagaagcAAAAAGTGGAGgttgtgatttaaaaaaattattgatgacgtcatactTAAGAGATGAAAAGTTGTTaacataagtaaagtactgaCGAATAtgcgttttttaaaaacaaagttgatctcttcgaggatttttctcagaaataaatacttagagttttatcgaatttattccgaactttacgaatgCACTGTATAATGAATTTATCAATATGAGTATCATGAGACTCTCAAATTGGTTTAATTGTCAGTTTGCGTGTCTGCAAATAACAAGGAACCATCCTTGCAGCAGCTGTGACATTCTTCAACTCCCGACAACAGAACCAAGAGTTgtaaaaaataggaaaatctATGGTGATGATGGAATTTTTGGAAGTTTTCAtgttaaaaagaaacaaagTACATCTTTGatctattttattaatttgattcataaataTGGAAG encodes:
- the LOC138123830 gene encoding farnesol dehydrogenase-like, which codes for MVISMDRWKGKVAIVTGASAGIGAALATQLVEEGLQVVGLARRSERVEQLAKKLQGQKGKLYAIKADISKEEDILKAFKWTCDNVGPVHILVNNAGIIQQTNLIDGDTEKWKKTFDTNVMGLCVATREAVKVMKAEKIDGHIIHINSVAGHTVPNFPGSNVYPASKYAVTALTETLRQELNHLGLKIKITSVSPGAVDTEIIQTNNFVIDAELAEEMKKMPLLKSEDVVDSVLYVLSTPPHVQIHELTIKPVGETN